From a region of the Aeoliella mucimassa genome:
- a CDS encoding glycosyltransferase family protein: MQIVFSHYHLNAAGVTQVILNQLRSLASLKGSSRPERVGVLYGGRHDGWPDAVWNELDGGKLETVLMPLPTLDYSQLPTLREEELADEVAELLASHGFMHDNTLLHLHNHSLGKNVSWPGAVQLLAKRGYRQLLQIHDFVEDFRPSNYRHLATSWHTDDPTQVAAKQYPTAAGIHYATLSSRDESMLASAGIESQRIHQLPNPVAEFHGLSNPKSVAEKVRDELQIPRDSRLVLYPVRGIRRKNLGELLLHAAVSEPNTWHALTLAPTNPIEIPSYERWQRLSESLGLRCLFNVCGGGSSQFLDTLAASDALITTSVAEGFGMVYLEAWLADKSLVGRDLPAITCDFKQEGLQLDNLYETLQVPLDLVGDRSSLAETLLLAYEWACESYGVPPTSRDETLAAIDTLLSNDTIDFALLPSRFQELVIRRVAVEPELLRESIASATHECDAAVIEQNAKLAREHYSLAAIVGKLAKAYKHVAKEPAPQAIQPAPHGARILDQFLRVDRLHAIRFEE; this comes from the coding sequence ATGCAGATTGTTTTCTCCCATTACCACTTGAATGCCGCAGGGGTAACGCAAGTTATCCTCAATCAGCTACGCTCGCTCGCTAGCCTCAAAGGCTCGTCCCGTCCCGAGCGGGTGGGGGTGCTCTATGGCGGGCGTCACGATGGTTGGCCCGACGCGGTTTGGAACGAGCTCGATGGCGGCAAGCTCGAAACCGTGCTGATGCCGCTGCCGACGCTCGACTACTCGCAACTCCCCACGCTGCGGGAAGAGGAACTGGCCGACGAAGTGGCCGAGCTTCTCGCGTCGCACGGGTTCATGCACGACAACACGCTGCTGCACCTGCATAACCATTCGCTCGGTAAAAACGTGTCGTGGCCCGGCGCGGTGCAACTGCTGGCAAAGCGAGGCTATCGTCAGCTGCTGCAGATTCACGACTTCGTGGAAGACTTCCGCCCAAGCAATTACCGTCATCTGGCGACCAGCTGGCACACCGACGATCCCACGCAGGTGGCCGCCAAGCAGTATCCCACCGCAGCCGGCATTCACTACGCGACGCTGAGTAGCCGCGACGAATCGATGCTGGCATCCGCTGGTATCGAAAGCCAGCGGATCCACCAACTTCCCAACCCCGTGGCCGAGTTCCATGGGCTGAGTAATCCCAAGTCGGTGGCCGAAAAGGTGCGCGACGAGTTGCAGATTCCACGCGACAGCCGCCTGGTACTCTACCCCGTGCGGGGCATCCGCCGGAAGAACCTGGGAGAACTGTTGCTGCACGCAGCGGTAAGCGAGCCGAACACCTGGCACGCACTCACGCTGGCCCCTACCAACCCGATCGAGATCCCTTCGTACGAGCGCTGGCAGCGACTCTCCGAATCGCTTGGGCTGCGCTGCTTGTTCAACGTATGCGGCGGCGGGTCCAGCCAGTTTCTCGATACCCTGGCAGCGTCCGACGCGTTGATCACCACCAGCGTCGCCGAAGGTTTCGGCATGGTGTATCTCGAAGCCTGGTTGGCCGACAAGTCGCTCGTTGGTCGCGACCTGCCGGCCATCACTTGCGACTTCAAGCAAGAAGGTCTGCAGCTCGACAACCTTTACGAAACGCTACAAGTGCCGCTCGATTTGGTGGGTGACCGCTCGAGCCTGGCCGAAACCTTGTTGCTGGCCTACGAGTGGGCGTGCGAGAGCTATGGGGTGCCTCCCACCTCGCGCGACGAAACCCTCGCGGCCATCGACACCTTGCTATCGAACGATACCATCGACTTCGCCTTGCTGCCGAGCCGGTTCCAGGAATTGGTGATTCGTCGTGTTGCCGTGGAGCCTGAGTTGTTACGCGAATCGATCGCTTCCGCGACTCACGAGTGCGATGCGGCTGTCATCGAGCAAAATGCCAAGCTCGCTCGCGAACACTACTCGCTGGCGGCCATTGTGGGCAAGTTGGCCAAGGCCTACAAGCACGTAGCCAAGGAGCCAGCGCCGCAAGCCATTCAGCCCGCCCCGCACGGCGCTCGCATTCTCGATCAATTCCTTCGCGTCGACCGCTTGCATGCGATTCGCTTCGAAGAGTAG
- a CDS encoding DUF2513 domain-containing protein, translating into MKRDIDLCRQLLFDIEAQGAAECTASVLRGSLTHDTDARVRFHLRLMIDAGLVKEVQRTTSGSACLRLTHTGAELLELCRSDARWREAKTVVQDRTGGLSLTAIRTLLTKWAVESSTYGYARAPRRTYRPYYRREEPVRYNTEYREPERVEVEDELRLIRTMPDYRERLEWFDYDYYYDRTPVETKTTEPSVQLPIYLV; encoded by the coding sequence ATGAAACGCGATATCGATTTATGCCGGCAATTGTTGTTCGACATCGAGGCCCAAGGGGCCGCTGAGTGCACCGCCAGCGTGCTACGCGGTAGCCTTACCCATGACACCGACGCGCGGGTGCGATTCCACCTGCGGTTGATGATCGACGCCGGCCTGGTCAAGGAAGTGCAACGCACGACGAGTGGGTCAGCCTGCTTGCGGCTCACCCACACCGGCGCGGAACTGTTGGAACTTTGCCGTAGCGACGCCCGTTGGCGCGAGGCCAAGACCGTGGTTCAAGACCGCACCGGCGGTCTCTCGCTCACCGCGATTCGCACTCTGCTCACCAAGTGGGCGGTCGAGTCGAGCACCTACGGCTACGCACGTGCTCCTCGCCGCACGTATCGCCCGTACTACCGCCGCGAAGAACCAGTGCGTTATAACACCGAATATCGCGAGCCCGAACGCGTGGAAGTGGAAGACGAACTGCGTTTGATTCGCACGATGCCCGACTATCGCGAGCGACTCGAATGGTTCGACTACGACTATTACTACGATCGCACCCCGGTCGAAACCAAAACTACCGAACCGAGCGTGCAACTACCCATTTACTTGGTGTAG
- a CDS encoding ABC transporter ATP-binding protein gives MSILRTSKLTHRYGSRRGIQDVDLEVGPGEIFGFLGPNGAGKSTTIRLLMGFLRPQQGAAEIVGLDCWRQSAKVKRQVGYLPGDLRLYPWLSLKSGATLVSRVRGVDLRPRAEELAKRFELEPTLTVGKMSRGTRQKLGLVLAMAHRPKLLILDEPTSGLDPLMQAELAKLLREAAAEGSTVFFSSHTLSEVDSLCDRVAIIRQGSLVTDDSLESLRAQAPRIVELTYDRAMAIEKIELPSILKQLEVVGSTLICELQGATPPLVQWASQQPLTDIRIGPPDLERLFHDLYHSEEAAP, from the coding sequence ATGAGCATCCTGCGTACTTCGAAGTTAACGCACCGCTACGGCTCTCGCCGGGGGATTCAGGACGTTGACCTCGAAGTTGGCCCTGGCGAGATCTTTGGCTTTCTCGGTCCCAACGGGGCGGGTAAATCGACTACCATCCGACTGTTGATGGGGTTTCTGCGACCGCAACAGGGAGCCGCCGAGATCGTTGGCCTCGATTGCTGGCGACAAAGTGCCAAGGTGAAACGCCAGGTCGGTTACCTGCCAGGCGATCTGCGGTTGTACCCCTGGCTTAGTCTGAAGTCGGGAGCGACGTTAGTATCGCGGGTGCGGGGCGTGGACCTGCGACCTAGAGCCGAGGAGCTGGCGAAGCGGTTCGAGCTGGAACCGACGCTGACCGTGGGCAAGATGTCGCGTGGCACTCGCCAGAAACTCGGCCTCGTGCTCGCCATGGCCCATCGCCCGAAGCTATTGATTCTCGACGAACCCACCTCGGGGCTCGATCCGCTGATGCAAGCCGAGCTGGCCAAGCTACTGCGGGAAGCGGCCGCCGAAGGGAGCACCGTGTTCTTTTCGAGCCATACGCTCAGCGAAGTCGACTCGTTGTGCGACCGCGTTGCGATCATCCGCCAGGGAAGTCTAGTGACCGACGACTCGTTGGAGTCGCTCCGGGCGCAGGCACCTCGTATTGTGGAGCTTACCTACGACCGCGCGATGGCCATCGAGAAGATCGAGTTGCCATCGATACTCAAACAACTGGAAGTGGTCGGCAGCACCCTCATCTGCGAACTGCAGGGGGCGACTCCCCCTTTGGTGCAATGGGCCAGCCAGCAACCGCTTACCGACATACGCATCGGCCCGCCTGATCTCGAACGCCTGTTCCACGACCTGTATCACTCGGAAGAGGCCGCACCATGA
- a CDS encoding ABC transporter permease subunit, with amino-acid sequence MNIGLLGKTLREVRLGTAMIALGLFGVNILLTVLIPKVEENMGRVFDRIPLAKTMLQALLGTEFGDNMTAQAMSAVLWVHPIVLALLWYHAISVSTRFPAGETERATVDFLLGLPVSRWQVYWTEVLVFISTGVVLIATGFIGHRLASPAMPEDMRPDAMTSLMIMSNMLCVYLAVGGIGFCVSSFQSKRGHAIAIVFAIVLVSFLLNFAAQLWDEVKPFAFLGILQYYRPAVIMGNGEYPIGDVLVLLGIATVGLVAGSQTTSHRSICTT; translated from the coding sequence ATGAACATCGGGCTGCTAGGCAAGACCTTACGCGAAGTACGACTCGGCACTGCGATGATTGCTCTGGGGCTGTTCGGCGTGAACATCCTGCTCACGGTACTCATTCCCAAAGTGGAAGAGAACATGGGCCGCGTGTTCGACCGTATCCCACTCGCGAAGACCATGCTGCAAGCGCTGCTTGGCACCGAGTTTGGCGACAATATGACCGCCCAGGCGATGTCGGCCGTGCTATGGGTGCACCCCATCGTGCTGGCGCTGCTGTGGTATCACGCGATTAGCGTCTCGACTCGCTTTCCAGCGGGGGAGACCGAGCGGGCGACGGTCGATTTTCTGTTGGGCTTGCCGGTAAGTCGCTGGCAAGTCTATTGGACCGAAGTGTTGGTGTTCATCTCCACTGGTGTCGTGCTGATAGCCACCGGTTTTATCGGTCACCGCCTGGCTTCGCCGGCCATGCCCGAAGATATGCGTCCCGACGCAATGACCTCGCTAATGATCATGTCGAACATGCTATGCGTTTATCTGGCGGTCGGCGGCATCGGCTTTTGCGTGTCGTCGTTCCAGAGCAAGCGAGGGCATGCCATCGCCATCGTATTCGCGATTGTGTTGGTGTCGTTCCTGCTGAACTTCGCTGCCCAGTTGTGGGACGAAGTCAAGCCGTTCGCGTTCCTCGGCATCCTGCAGTACTACCGACCGGCAGTGATCATGGGGAACGGAGAGTACCCCATCGGCGATGTGCTGGTGTTACTGGGGATTGCTACGGTCGGGCTGGTTGCTGGGAGCCAAACGACTTCGCACCGCAGCATCTGCACGACTTAG
- a CDS encoding alkaline phosphatase D family protein: protein MSSRLVWLALLAVVVAFASPNTQAADDAIGPPPVVAPFKKLDTVCVNDWWNREASPIIDVKVPRDQVVAFGVYTVSEGTLKLTAQLYPLYPNESRTVRLELDRGNGWEQVAEAPVHDLGWSAHFRVDDWDESQAVAYRLSHGEKASFTGLVRANPVDQREIKVAVLSCNSNRDRGMRPNFVRNLKHQDPDLLFFAGDQSYDHREHTAAWLKFGLQFRDVLRDRPCVTIPDDHDIGQPNLWGENGKVSTLSGASDGGYTYHPEYVKMVERCQTWHLPDPVDPAPIEQGIGVYFTRLHYAGLDFAILEDRKFKSGPAGKIPQQGPRPDHITTPDYDPSSLDVAGLKLLGDRQLKFLEEWATDRTPGEQKVVLSQTVFCGGPHLHGSKNNRLYCDLDSNGWPQTGRNAAVRLIGKSGAVHLAGDQHIAMLLEYGADEYRDGGWAFASPAIVNTIYGRWWAPVDGQPGGNPDVDSPLELTGDYLDGFGNKITMHAYANAEPGDRAEGYGLVRFDKQASTATFECWPREADVTKPDAEQFKGWPRTVELQKPGS from the coding sequence ATGTCTTCTCGCCTTGTTTGGCTAGCGTTGCTGGCCGTTGTTGTCGCGTTTGCCTCCCCCAACACTCAGGCAGCCGACGATGCCATTGGCCCCCCACCAGTGGTGGCCCCCTTCAAAAAGCTCGACACGGTCTGTGTGAATGATTGGTGGAACCGCGAAGCTTCGCCGATTATCGATGTGAAGGTACCGCGCGATCAGGTGGTCGCTTTCGGTGTCTATACCGTCTCGGAAGGCACGCTGAAACTCACCGCACAGCTCTATCCACTTTACCCTAATGAGTCGCGAACCGTGCGGCTCGAACTCGATCGCGGCAACGGTTGGGAGCAAGTCGCTGAGGCTCCCGTGCACGACCTCGGCTGGTCGGCCCACTTTCGGGTGGACGATTGGGACGAATCACAAGCAGTCGCCTACCGCCTGAGTCATGGCGAAAAGGCGAGCTTCACGGGACTCGTGCGGGCCAATCCAGTAGACCAGCGTGAGATCAAGGTGGCCGTGCTCTCGTGCAATTCCAATCGCGATCGCGGGATGCGTCCCAACTTTGTTCGCAATCTCAAGCATCAAGATCCCGACCTGCTGTTCTTCGCGGGCGACCAAAGCTACGATCACCGCGAGCACACGGCCGCCTGGCTGAAGTTTGGCCTGCAGTTTCGCGACGTGCTTCGCGATCGCCCCTGCGTGACGATTCCCGACGACCACGACATCGGCCAGCCCAACCTGTGGGGCGAGAATGGCAAGGTGTCGACCTTATCCGGTGCGTCCGACGGCGGATACACCTACCATCCGGAGTACGTGAAAATGGTCGAGCGGTGCCAAACCTGGCATCTCCCCGATCCGGTCGATCCCGCGCCCATCGAGCAAGGCATCGGCGTCTACTTCACTCGGCTGCATTACGCGGGGCTCGACTTTGCGATTCTCGAAGACCGCAAGTTCAAATCGGGCCCAGCAGGCAAGATTCCACAGCAAGGTCCCCGCCCCGACCATATCACCACGCCCGACTACGATCCTAGCTCGCTCGACGTTGCGGGGCTAAAGCTGCTTGGTGATCGTCAGCTCAAGTTCCTGGAAGAGTGGGCCACCGATCGCACGCCGGGCGAGCAGAAGGTAGTGCTCTCGCAAACCGTGTTCTGCGGCGGGCCTCACCTGCATGGCTCGAAGAATAACCGCCTGTACTGCGATCTCGATTCGAATGGCTGGCCGCAAACCGGACGCAACGCAGCAGTGCGACTTATCGGTAAGTCAGGCGCGGTGCATCTGGCGGGCGATCAGCACATCGCCATGCTGTTGGAGTATGGTGCCGACGAGTACCGCGACGGCGGCTGGGCCTTCGCCTCGCCTGCGATCGTGAACACCATTTACGGCCGCTGGTGGGCGCCAGTCGATGGCCAGCCGGGCGGGAATCCCGATGTCGACAGCCCGCTCGAACTCACCGGCGATTACCTCGATGGCTTCGGCAACAAAATCACCATGCACGCATACGCGAACGCCGAACCGGGCGATCGGGCCGAAGGGTATGGGCTCGTCCGGTTCGACAAACAGGCGAGCACCGCGACCTTCGAATGCTGGCCCCGCGAGGCCGACGTCACCAAGCCCGACGCCGAGCAGTTCAAAGGTTGGCCCCGCACGGTGGAGCTCCAGAAGCCCGGCTCCTAA
- the serS gene encoding serine--tRNA ligase → MLDPRFILENVELVQENCDIRGVKADVARYAALETKRRELQQEVEELSRKANEVSKSIGKAKDDAEREARKEEGRALREQKDDKQSEIDTIVAEATTIYSHIPNMTHPDSPRGGEEDSRELRRGAVEVPKMSFPVQDHVELGEQHKLIDLEGGARIAGHGFYFLQNEAVLLELALQQFAVEYLMKEGFIPTITPDLARGEIVQGVGFVPRGPETQIYSVENFDLNLVATAEITLGGLYAGQVIDEEDLPIKLCGISHCYRTEAGAAGRQSRGLYRVHQFTKIEMFAFTTPEQSEDMHNYFCDLECGLFDELGIPYRVIDIATGDLGGPAYRKFDLEAWMPGRGHGGEYGEVTSTSNCTDYQARRLNIRYKTKGEKGTNFVHTLNGTAIAVSRALIAIMENCQHADGSIMVPEVLQKWVGKERIGAIDTDDE, encoded by the coding sequence ATGCTTGACCCTCGGTTCATTCTGGAGAACGTGGAACTGGTTCAGGAAAACTGCGACATTCGCGGCGTAAAGGCCGATGTCGCTCGCTACGCCGCTTTGGAAACCAAGCGACGCGAGCTGCAGCAGGAGGTCGAAGAGCTCTCCAGAAAAGCCAACGAGGTTAGTAAGTCGATCGGCAAGGCCAAAGACGATGCCGAACGCGAAGCCCGCAAAGAAGAAGGCCGGGCGCTGCGGGAGCAAAAAGACGACAAGCAGTCGGAAATCGACACCATCGTGGCCGAAGCGACCACGATTTACAGCCATATTCCCAACATGACCCACCCCGACTCGCCCCGCGGCGGCGAGGAGGATAGCCGCGAGCTACGTCGCGGTGCGGTGGAAGTGCCAAAGATGTCGTTCCCAGTCCAGGACCACGTGGAACTCGGCGAACAGCACAAGCTGATCGACCTTGAGGGGGGAGCACGCATCGCTGGGCATGGTTTCTACTTCCTGCAAAACGAAGCGGTGCTACTAGAGCTAGCATTGCAACAATTTGCGGTCGAGTACCTGATGAAGGAAGGCTTCATCCCCACCATCACCCCCGACCTGGCACGCGGCGAAATCGTGCAGGGGGTCGGCTTTGTACCGCGTGGGCCGGAAACTCAGATTTACAGCGTCGAGAATTTCGATCTCAACCTCGTCGCCACGGCCGAAATTACCCTCGGTGGTCTGTACGCCGGACAGGTGATCGACGAAGAAGACCTGCCGATCAAGCTCTGCGGCATCAGCCACTGCTACCGCACCGAAGCGGGGGCCGCTGGCCGGCAATCGCGCGGGCTGTACCGGGTGCATCAGTTTACCAAGATCGAGATGTTTGCCTTCACCACGCCGGAGCAGAGTGAAGACATGCACAACTACTTCTGCGATCTCGAATGCGGCCTGTTCGACGAACTCGGCATTCCTTACCGGGTGATCGACATTGCTACCGGCGATCTCGGTGGCCCCGCGTATCGCAAGTTCGACCTCGAAGCCTGGATGCCAGGTCGCGGCCATGGTGGTGAGTATGGCGAGGTGACAAGCACCTCGAACTGCACCGACTACCAGGCTCGCCGGCTCAATATTCGCTACAAGACCAAGGGCGAAAAAGGCACCAACTTTGTGCACACCCTCAACGGCACCGCCATCGCGGTCAGCCGGGCTTTGATTGCCATTATGGAGAACTGCCAGCACGCCGACGGCTCGATCATGGTGCCTGAGGTGCTGCAAAAGTGGGTGGGCAAGGAACGCATCGGCGCGATCGATACCGACGACGAGTAG
- a CDS encoding ATP-dependent Clp protease adaptor ClpS, protein MDDNPMNPFDDDPNTDDGGTSTVVAPKKKRQADRDAREVPRYHVILWDSDDHTFDYVEKMLRELFGHTKEQCEKIAKAVDEEGRAIVLTTTKEHAELKRDQIHAYGKDNLEGSKGSMWATIESAD, encoded by the coding sequence ATGGACGATAACCCAATGAACCCCTTCGACGACGACCCCAATACGGACGATGGGGGTACGTCGACCGTGGTGGCCCCGAAGAAAAAACGCCAGGCCGACCGCGACGCCCGCGAGGTGCCTCGGTACCACGTCATCCTGTGGGATTCCGACGATCATACCTTCGATTACGTCGAAAAAATGCTTCGCGAGCTGTTTGGGCACACCAAAGAGCAGTGCGAAAAAATCGCCAAAGCGGTCGACGAAGAGGGCCGGGCGATCGTGCTCACCACCACCAAAGAGCACGCAGAACTCAAGCGAGACCAGATTCATGCGTACGGCAAAGACAATCTCGAAGGGAGCAAAGGCTCGATGTGGGCCACGATTGAGTCGGCGGATTAA
- the mtaB gene encoding tRNA (N(6)-L-threonylcarbamoyladenosine(37)-C(2))-methylthiotransferase MtaB: MKLKTHTLGCKVNQYETEYLREGLQSIGYTDAEGSEAADLCIVNTCTVTGEGDSKSRQVIRRMARENPAAKIVVMGCYATRAPEEVKALPGVTEVLTDKRELPDLLGRFGVTDVPTGISGFGARHRAYVKVQDGCMLRCSFCIIPHVRPKLTSRPMQHIEDEVRRLVDSGYREVVLTGIHLGHYGVDFNRLKPKSEWTRLAHLMHRLAELPGDFRVRLSSIEATEVTRELLDVMAAFPEKICPHLHISMQSGSDSVLRRMRRRWGSQRFIDRCRMFQQRLDRPAITTDIIVGFPGETEAEFLETVEVSREVGFSKIHIFPFSARRGTPAADLPNQLPKPLKQERVHRLAEVEAELRDDYFRSLAGMPLKVMVESPVDAETHGSSDTEVRYVGTSCRYAPVEFLANRSLEGEFVDVLAGEVQDGRIVAKETNLVETI; this comes from the coding sequence ATGAAGCTCAAAACGCACACGCTTGGTTGCAAGGTCAACCAGTACGAAACCGAGTACCTTCGTGAAGGGTTGCAGTCGATCGGCTACACCGATGCCGAGGGGAGCGAAGCGGCCGACTTGTGCATTGTGAACACCTGCACCGTCACCGGCGAAGGGGATTCGAAAAGTCGGCAGGTGATTCGCCGCATGGCCCGCGAGAATCCGGCCGCCAAGATCGTGGTGATGGGCTGCTACGCGACGCGGGCGCCGGAAGAAGTGAAGGCTCTGCCCGGCGTGACCGAGGTGCTGACCGACAAGCGAGAGCTGCCCGACCTGCTTGGCCGCTTCGGCGTGACCGACGTTCCGACCGGCATCAGCGGCTTCGGCGCCAGGCACCGCGCTTACGTGAAAGTACAGGATGGCTGCATGCTGCGATGCAGTTTCTGTATCATCCCTCACGTACGTCCGAAGCTTACCAGTCGCCCGATGCAGCACATCGAAGACGAAGTCCGCCGGCTGGTCGATAGCGGCTATCGCGAAGTGGTGCTCACCGGAATCCACCTGGGGCACTACGGGGTCGACTTCAATCGTCTGAAACCCAAGAGCGAGTGGACCCGCCTGGCGCATCTGATGCACCGCCTGGCCGAATTGCCGGGCGACTTTCGTGTGCGACTTTCCAGCATCGAAGCTACCGAGGTCACGCGCGAGCTGCTCGACGTGATGGCAGCGTTCCCCGAGAAAATCTGCCCCCACCTGCACATCAGTATGCAGTCGGGAAGCGACAGCGTGCTGCGGCGCATGCGTCGGCGGTGGGGTAGCCAGCGGTTTATCGATCGTTGCCGGATGTTCCAACAACGACTCGACCGCCCGGCCATTACGACTGACATTATCGTAGGATTCCCCGGCGAGACCGAAGCGGAGTTTCTGGAGACGGTCGAAGTGTCGCGCGAGGTTGGCTTTTCAAAGATCCATATCTTTCCGTTTAGCGCTCGCCGTGGAACGCCTGCCGCTGATTTGCCGAATCAGTTGCCGAAGCCGCTGAAGCAGGAGCGTGTGCATCGCCTGGCCGAGGTCGAAGCCGAGCTGCGCGACGACTACTTTCGCTCGCTAGCGGGGATGCCGCTCAAGGTGATGGTGGAATCGCCGGTGGATGCGGAGACGCATGGCTCCTCCGATACCGAAGTGCGATACGTCGGAACTTCGTGCAGATACGCTCCAGTGGAGTTCCTGGCCAATCGTTCGCTCGAAGGGGAGTTCGTCGACGTGCTGGCAGGCGAAGTGCAGGATGGTAGAATCGTGGCTAAAGAGACGAACCTGGTCGAAACCATCTAG
- a CDS encoding DUF6688 family protein — MSNTPRNTSSDPPETDSDQEVQATPSVHPSVYDDLFRKSWFVLWGMVAPVGFLFAAGGYGGIDMWQSGQFGVYCILLYEFAAMIWVYPLIAFSTAGLAYQTFRDREQPVPLWVSIAVLTGAFLWLELYVVWCGGVGYEMEGPATWVFTTLFTCPLVGVIGIQPLIALGVIAKGSQATEDANALKWYTVVLVLSGIGMLVGFFVVLFACAFCAAPLALVTYLYASKEILKSLGARWRVSISTLLLVFTWLSANFAAWRLAVLAAIESYNRLPTEPPSGCFIVTASAHGHRTLVGSQDMGHAFPVTRQLQRLKAAEILLATTLPGTHRGLRKVYDCVGPPLARMICNRWLADLSYLMLKPLEWAMLGLLRVARVPSNTITAVYRSSHCK, encoded by the coding sequence ATGTCGAACACGCCACGCAACACGTCCTCCGATCCTCCCGAAACGGATAGCGATCAAGAAGTTCAGGCAACACCGAGTGTGCACCCAAGCGTGTACGACGACCTGTTCCGTAAAAGCTGGTTCGTGCTGTGGGGCATGGTAGCTCCTGTGGGATTCTTGTTCGCCGCCGGCGGATATGGTGGGATCGATATGTGGCAATCAGGCCAATTCGGGGTCTACTGCATCTTGCTGTATGAGTTCGCTGCGATGATTTGGGTGTATCCCTTGATTGCTTTCAGCACCGCGGGGCTTGCCTACCAGACGTTTCGTGATCGAGAGCAACCTGTTCCGCTCTGGGTAAGTATCGCCGTATTAACAGGTGCGTTTTTATGGCTTGAGTTGTACGTCGTCTGGTGTGGAGGGGTCGGCTATGAAATGGAAGGTCCAGCAACTTGGGTGTTTACAACCTTGTTTACTTGCCCACTCGTTGGGGTGATTGGTATTCAGCCGCTTATCGCCCTTGGTGTGATTGCAAAGGGATCGCAGGCAACAGAAGATGCGAATGCTCTGAAGTGGTACACCGTCGTGCTGGTGCTGTCCGGCATTGGAATGCTGGTAGGATTTTTTGTAGTTTTATTCGCCTGTGCATTCTGCGCTGCCCCGCTTGCGCTGGTGACGTACTTGTATGCGAGCAAAGAGATCCTGAAATCGCTTGGCGCTCGCTGGCGGGTCTCGATATCGACATTGCTGCTGGTCTTCACATGGCTGTCGGCTAATTTTGCTGCCTGGCGACTGGCGGTGCTCGCCGCAATCGAGTCGTACAATCGATTACCAACCGAGCCGCCAAGTGGTTGCTTTATTGTGACTGCCTCGGCACATGGACATCGCACGCTGGTCGGCTCGCAAGATATGGGGCATGCGTTTCCCGTTACCCGACAGTTGCAGCGACTCAAAGCAGCCGAAATCCTGTTGGCCACGACACTGCCGGGCACGCATCGCGGGCTCCGCAAGGTCTACGATTGCGTTGGCCCACCACTTGCGCGGATGATTTGTAATCGCTGGCTGGCCGACCTGTCGTACTTGATGCTCAAACCGCTGGAGTGGGCCATGCTCGGCCTGCTGCGAGTTGCCCGAGTGCCGAGTAACACGATTACTGCTGTCTATCGGTCGAGTCACTGTAAGTAG
- a CDS encoding EF-Tu C-terminal domain-related protein — MSRAPKRFDEQTDYDLRASVMLIPSEFGGRRHPFEPHFLGQFSWQLADVPRRDWDAIYWFDQPDRVADGQRVECRIWICRHLKMLANGEFPVGRQFAIREGRKIVGIGVIEESRL; from the coding sequence ATGAGTCGTGCCCCCAAGCGGTTTGATGAACAAACCGATTACGATCTCCGCGCAAGCGTGATGCTTATCCCGAGCGAGTTCGGTGGGCGTCGGCACCCCTTCGAGCCTCACTTCCTGGGGCAGTTCAGCTGGCAACTGGCCGACGTCCCTCGGCGCGACTGGGACGCGATCTACTGGTTCGACCAGCCCGACCGAGTGGCCGACGGTCAGCGGGTGGAGTGCCGGATCTGGATCTGTCGGCACCTAAAAATGCTCGCGAATGGCGAGTTCCCCGTCGGGCGACAGTTCGCGATTCGCGAAGGTCGCAAAATCGTCGGCATTGGGGTGATCGAGGAGAGTCGACTATAG